The Alnus glutinosa chromosome 1, dhAlnGlut1.1, whole genome shotgun sequence region GGTTGCCAGGGGTGGACGAAGAGGGTTTGATGGTGTCGACAGAGATAACTTGGACGTCAAACTTCATTTTGTTTTCGTAGAAAATAATGTCGACAGAGGTTTATTAGTGAGTAGTACTGGGGCTGAAAATGGCCGGTTGCTGGCATAGGGTGATGGAAAGCCACCTTGGAGGTGATAGTTATATAGAGGTGCTGTTGGCAAGAAGTCAAATATATTTAGAATTAATTAGTACTTGATATATATCACATctacatttaaaaaattaaaaaattaccacATGATTCAGCGGCTACTGAcacttaatttattattattttttttcggtGGGTTTAGATAACAATTAATTTGACGGGAAAAGAACAAACATCGATCGAATACGTGCAAGACAAGATATTCGAACGAATTAAgcaagctagctagctagctatttctaattaattaaggacaACGAGCTTATCCAAGATATATACTCCTCTTCTATCCATATGTAGCAAGCCGAAAATTAATTAAGTCACCGCATGCTTAGAGATCATACAGTTGAACAAGTACTCGACAATCTGTTTGTACAAAATTTTACGGGAAATTAAGCAACAACTTACAAAGTAATTAATGCGACAGATTATAAGCAAAACAAttaacttattaattttttttattaattataaattaccacatcaatttataaataattttataatgaaaattgtggaatttcaattttttatttttattttatatatatatactttcaaGGCTTCAAGGACAGATATATACATCTCAAACCCATCTTGTTTTTCATACAACGATTAAATTATTTAAGCTATTATTTTACTAGCAGGAGTCGAGAGGGGGCGCGCACATGACCCATCCGCCGTTGAACTGAATGACTATGTATTTTTTGATTCTCATTTCATCTTCCAGACCCAAAAAACCCTTgtattctttctctctcttctcatctTCCTCCGTTCCtctatttttccttcaaaatctCTCTCCCTGGGCGGCCAACAAGAAAAAAGTTCTCAAAATTCTTctaattcaatatattaaatttgtCTACAAAATCAGCATCACAgcttatatataattcaatatatcctctaattttatcttaataaactaaaattctgaCTCCACCACTGCATATAAGGTACTCGATAAAAAAGTGTTGCCACACACGGCCGGAGATAGAAGGCAAAGCTATCAAAGAGTACGAAAATTAAATTAGAGTTTGGTATTTCATGAGGTGGGATTGAAATTATGTTAATTACGTGTTTcggtttgaatctctctctacTCATAAAAtcttcttgatatatatatataaaaggctaGGGTAAGGTTTgaattatatatgaattttcacGAAATAAAAGCAATCTCCATCTCTAACTCGATCTTGTGGAGATAATTAAACTCATTCatccaagaacaaaaaaacaaaaaactcatgctttcttttcttaatcATCTACTGCGCGCCCAGCCTTTGGACAAAATTAAACATGGATCTTCATCTTTACCTCCTAGCTCCTCAAACCTCTTCTAGCTAGAATACACGATTTAATATTCAGCAATTTCTAACGCTGCTACCTACACTGTCTACATATATCCGAGGGTCAGGTGCAAGACAAGACCAGATcgagggaaaaaaataaattattggcGAAACAATCAAGAAAATGAGAGGTAGATCGATCTTGAGACTTAGTCTTTCGGATTGATGAGCATATATAGCAGAGATCAGAAAATTATTTTCCCATCGTCGTCttgcttttaactttttttcttgGATGTCAAATCCACCTCTGATGCAATTAGTAAGCCATAACTCGCTTAACTattaccaaaaaataataataaaaacttctGCTCATTAATCGATTAATGTAGTTTTCACAATCTTCTTATATAATGGTTGCTCACGTCAAGTTATCGACAAATTCAACCTTATGTTCCCAcctacacacacaaaaaaaaattataataataaataaataaaaaaggaaccTTATGTTCACTTTtcttaattatgcatgttgagGGGCTGCCCCTGATCACAGGCTAGCTAGGCGGGGCGGCCACTcctctttctatttttattttttatttttttattttttttataattttttatttatgggGTATTTGTATTACATGTGGCAACATATCAAACGAGATTTTAATCAATTAGTTTGATGTAgtatacaattaattatttaaacagTACAATATTGATGGAAGAAAATTCAAGGACTTAATTGTTGAAATTAGAAACTTAGAATgactaaattaaaattagaattaaaaCATTCGGATGTTTGGACCTCCCCCATATTCTTCAATTAAAGGttctaaatattattatttttgttgatgagttCTCTAAATACTCATGGCTTTATCCTGCGTGCGGTTCCATTACTATAAAAAATTCAAGCTCCTagttgaaaatatattttcctcCAAAATTAAATCCTTTGATCAAACTGATGGAGGGTAGAATACATTGACTCTGAATTTCGAAAATTTCTTTCCAATAATGTCATTTTTCCCCGTATGTCATGTCCACACACACCTTAACAAAATGAATTCGAAGTCTCTGAAAGAAATCATTGACATATACAATAGCTATGGATACCGACCTCAACCTTCTAGCCCAAGCTGGTATGGACTCTACCTGCCTTATGGGTCGAATCATCTAATTGTGCGGTTTATCAATCTCCTCAAATTCTGAGCCCACATTCAAGAGTTCCACATCAATCTCTTCACTTAGTTTACGgttcactaaaaaaaattgggtttagggttgcttgaataatgttgttttttaaccccccccccaaaaaaaatgacACTTTTTATTTAGCCCATTAAATATAGTATTGAAACACCAAATTAACGTCGTTTATTTTCAAACGACGTTAATCTGAatcgtttgaacagtaaacaaTACTAAGAGGGTTATGTCgttttactgttcaaacgatACTAACTTACTCGACCCATAATTAGCTTGATAAGAGGGTGTATTAGTACTTGGCAGCAATCAAGTTGTTGGCATTAATCTTTCCGTTACAGAAGGCAATGATCACATAGGCAAATATAAAGCCAATCTCACCATAATGAGTAACGATCAAATCTCACTAACCATGGATCCATAtttaagagcattcacagtgaGTTATGTAAAACCCACTTTTGGTTAGAATAGATAGTAAAAGGCGCGAAACCTCCCTCCATCAAATCATCTATCCTGAATCCAAAATAGTGTTTTCATGAATctgtgaacagtgcaacgctACATGAggcgttgcactgttcacagatgtatccttttttattattattattttttcttccagCTTTCTTCTCtctgcgtctctctctctctctctctctctctctctctctctctctctctctgtgtgtcgTTGTTCCATCCACTTCCAGATATGAGGCCGAGATAGGTGCAGATGACTCTAGAGACTCGCTTGCCAGCTATTTGGACAGTGTTCTTCACCTTCTGGCTCCCTCCAATTCCGGGGAAACCGCGCTGAAGAAGCTTAGGCGGGCACATGATCTTGCGCCACACAATCCACGCACTCGGATTTGTATGGATTGCCGAAGATGGCAGGATTGGACGAGGACAAGGGGAGGGAGAGGGTAAACGCTGTCATGAGTGAGCTGAAGAGGGCAACAGAGGTTTTCTCGGAGGGATTGGACCGTTTGAGTAACGGCGTGAACAAAATGTTTGATACGGCCGGTTCTGTGTAGTTGGAGCGGCATGTTACCCGATTCCGATACCAAATAGTCGGCAAGCGAGTCACCTAACGTGCGTTGCAGCCTTGTAGGGCTGAGATCAAAGTCGGCACTGATTACGCCGTCGTGGAGATGAGTGCAAATGCGGTCATGTGGagatggggtttttttttttttaaaaaaaaaaaaagaataaatttttttaaaaatgcttattttaataaaatatagagaAATTTAGATAATTGGATGAAGGATATCTTTTAAAACTcgttagctaaactagataaaatgagTTTTGGCTAGCTAttatagattaaaaaataaataagccaTTGGGAGTGGTCTAAGGAAGAAATCACCCAATCAATTAATCTTTCCTTGTAAGTGTATCAGTTGTTCTGTTGTATATTATTATGTATGTAAATGGACAGTGTGTAATCGATATTTATATGGTTTAAGTCAGCAAAATACAATTAAttctctatttaattaattgagaTCGATCAGAATGATTAATTGCTGATAGATCGATCAATCGAGGTAATGCTAGCTAATGAGTTTAACATTAGCAAGGAAAATATGGTATCAGATGGTATATCCTCTTATCCTGTACGAGTCATTTCAAACACCATTCACAATATATTCATCCATTAATTATACCCTGTAGATACATTAATACACTAACAAAAGCCCAAATGGACGACTAAAACATGGTGGGTTTGATTATTATAAGTATTACGTACATGCTGATATGGGCAGAGAAAACATTTTGGTTTGTATACTTGCGATGAGCTTCTCCTAGCTGTAGTTAAACCACAAATTATATATTTGTTCGATCACCAACGTACAACGTGGTTTTGACCTTGtaaaataaaactatatatacatatgaaaGTATAAATCAAATGTCCCAAGAAAAATGGGAAGAATATTGTCAATAGAAACATGACAGTCACATGAGGATCAACCCCGGCCCTAGCTggatttaaaatattaaactcCTAATCTCCTGGATTCCCTGAAAATGATGGAAGATatactctcactctctcattgCTCTATGCTGACATTGTTCTATGCATGCTGTAATTATATAGGAGGCCTTGGGAAACTTCAAACTctgtttttttaattgcataCATTTAATTCAATTCGTAGCTGGCTAGGTTCATTGAATCTTTCTAAATATTTCAGAACCTTGTTATAGCCGCCCTCAGCTACTGAAGTCTCAAGTTCAagccacaatatatatatatagataggtCGTTAGCCTCATTGCATAAAAGTTTGATAAATTTGAAGACAACGTACACTATGGTACCTCCTCTCCACATTTCGACTCATGAGTTCTTGGGTAATGAGGGAAGAAACGGGGTGATCAATGATCTTGATCTCAACCAAGCATGCTTTAGTTTCCCTTCTCTTCACACGTTGCCCAACAGTTATTCGTCCTGGCCAATCCCCATGGATAAAATGAGAAATCCTAAGAGGCTAAAGCAGGCATCGAGTGATGATGATCAATATTCGATTAGAAGTAACGGTAACCTCTATAATGGAGGCGGCAGCTCGAGCACTAATAGCCGGTATAGCTTGCCAAGACTTCAGTTTCGAGACCATGTATGGGCTTACAATCAGAGATACTTGGCAATTGAGGCCATGGAAGAAGCAACTACGGCGATGATGGGAGGTGAAGAACACCGGTACGAGGAAGAAGGGAGTGGCGGAGACGAGATAAAACTAGTACAACAACTCGTTTCTTGTGCTGAGGCTGTCACTTGTCGCGACAAAGCACATGCTTCAGTATTACTATCTGAGCTGAGGGCCAATGCCCTCGTCTTCGGAACTTCGTTTCAGCGAGTCGCTTCGTGCTTTGTCCAAGGACTTTCCGAACGCCTCGCCCTGGTTCAGCCACTCGGGGCAGCGGGAGTTATAGGCCTCAAAGCAAAAACAATGGCTGCTACATCAGAGAAGGACGAGGCCTTGCACCTTGTTTATGAGATGTGTCCACGAATCCAATTCGCCCATTTTGTCGCCAACGCGTTGATAATGGAAGCCTTTGAGGGGGAGAGTTGTGTTCATGTGGTGGACTTGGGCATGAGTTTAGGCCTGCCCCATGGCCATCAATGGCGTAGGCTGATTCAAAGCCTAGCCAACCGTGTAGGCCGCCAAACAGTTAGCCGCCTTCGAATAACTGGCGTCGAAACTGCAGTGAGTGGCTGCAGGATATCGGGTATGAGTTAGAGCTCTATGCCAAAGGCTTGGGATTGAGTTTTGAATTTCTATATGTGGAAAGCAACCTTGAAAACCTGAAGCCTGAAGATTTCAAAATCCTTGATGGGGAGATTCTAGTCATCAACAGCATACTTCAGCTGCATTGTGCGGTGAAAGAGAGCCGAGGAGCTTTAAATTCAGTGCTACAGATATTACATGAGCTATCGCCAAAGGTGTTCGTTCTAGTTGAGCAAGACTCGAGCCACAATGGGCCTTTCTTTCTAGGGAGGTTCATGGAAGCATTGCATTACTACTCGGCGATCTTTGACTCCCTAGATGCAATGTTGCCCAAATATGACACGAGGCAAGCGAAGATAGAGCAGTTCTTTTATGCGGAGGAGATTAAGAACATAGTAAGCTGCGAGGGGCCGGCCAGAGTGGAGCGGCATGAAAAGATTGACCAATGGCGAAGGAGAATGAGCCGGGCTGGGTTTCAGGCTACGCCTGTGAAGATGATAATGCAGGCGGAAGAATGGCTAGGAAAGGCTAATGTTTGTGAGGGTTACACAGTTATGGAAGAGAAGGGCTGCTTGGTTCTTGGATGGAAGTCTAAGCCCATCATTGCAGCTTCTTCCTGGAAATGCTCCGAACTTTGAGGAACTCAGTTACCGTATGTGACTAATTTTATGTATAGGATTAGCCTAATTAAACACATGCAATAAGACTGCTCTCctaaataaaatatgagagaATTGGAGTTAAAGAGGAATAATTTGTTGTGTATGTGGAGCTGAAAGCCATCCATGTGCAATGGATCGGACAATATTTCTTATGTTTCATTCATATTTAAAGCAATGCTCAAATTTGTCTGCTTTTGATACCACCTcctatattacattccttctaTTCTTAatgttaaataatattttatattctttaaaCTAAGCTTTATTCTCTCCAGCCCTTATTTAGTCTAAGTTTAAATGTTCATTAGGAGATatgtttaatataatatatacttCAATATATTATGTAGCCCTAACGCTTTATCGGCCTCTTTTTCTACTTAATTccgctctcttctctctttcatattatttttccaTCATATATTTCTACagttaaaaatttgaagccAATCCTTTCAAATCTTCAATATTGCAAGTAAATTCACCAAATTTATAAGCGGCCAACCTTATATAAAAGGGCTTGAGTAatcttttcatttcaattttttctttaggtttCTGAATCTTACTTTTAACTCCTTACATTATTTGAAATTTCCATTTCACTCCTTCCGTCTAAAATAACCTACaaatgctgacgtggcattaaTTGCGTTTTACATAGCCTATTTGCCACAAACTactaactcgaccaaaatagagcatctaactaccaactttacatattttgtCCCCTTTCGTCATTCAGACTCGTTAACATGGACGGAATATATCAGTTTtggacgttaattttgattaaaagacaaaaatgtcctcaattgataaaaaacaaataataaaaaatttggtttattaatttagtttaaatttattaataaaaatattaaaaataatatattttttaaaaaaaaattatttaaaacaccGACATATAATCAAAATAATGAGTGCAATAAATTAAGtcttaaaaaaaacatacattTGGCAAACTGAATGGCACAAGAATACGTGATCAACGGTGGAGCGAGCATTTGGGATTTGGGGGAccaaattagaaaaacaaaaaaaaaaaaattggaggggcaaaaaaaaaaaaaaaaaaaatagaggtaaattattattattattattatttttagaaaacctTAATGCTTGGGGACCCAAGCCCCCCAAGCTTGAGACTAGCTCTACCCCTGTATGTGATGACATACGTGAAGTGTTTATTTGTATGCAATCTTGGCGGATTGGCCATTTTAGTAGAGTGATAAATTCTGCTATTCATGGATTAGACAAAGCAACTGTTAAACAAGTCATAAATTAGATATGGATGAAAAAAATCCTTAATTGTATCCATGTTTTAGTTTTGTTAGAGTAACTTGCTATATTTTTAGGAGCTCAATTGAAATtcgaattattaaaaaaataaaataataaaaatttatatggcGATGATCATCGTCGATCAGCGGCAACTTCATTTGTGGGACCATACAGTAAGGCCTTACCGTCTGCCACGTGTAAGGCGGGTATATATCTCTGTCGCACTCCATTCCTTAGAGATCTCTGAGCGCGTGTGGATAAGAGTCCCTCGGACACTCTTGACTCTTGATGATTTGTCCCGCTATCCACCTCGCAATACAAAGAAGACACAGAACCCATTGAAGAAAGACTGGCAGAGTGAAAAATGGAGGTGGGTATGTCTCTGAACGCGCTGGTTCGGCTTCCCTTATCGAATTCGAGGACAAACGGAGATGGGTTGGTCAAGCAGTCACTCTTCTCCTCTGGGAGAACGACCCAGAAGCCTCAGCAGAAGCAGAAGCACATATTGGTGGTTCAAGCGAAGGGAAAGAAAGGAATGCAAGCTCGTCAATTTCAGAGGTCTCCACCTCCTTCCTTGCCCAAGATTGAAGACGATGGCAACCCCAAATTTGTCATCTTCATCCGTATGGCAAATGTGTGTTCTCTTTATCTTTCCCTTTCTCTTGATTACTATTTCTTTTAATCACTTATTGGTTTCTGAGAATACTCTGGGAAACAGAAAGTTTTCATCTTGGTCTTGACTCTTGTATGATTATGTTTGCCGATGGCTGGTAAAGCTGACATAGTGAGAGAAATATagagtttcttttctttgcccACTGATATGCTCAACTGAGTGGAAGTTTATCTTTTGAGGTCCCGAATTGAATGAAATTCTATTTTCAAATGTtcatttattttccattttttgagCAACCAAACGGAGCATTACTGATTTCATCGGTTTGGCCTGCATTTTTATGTTCATGGTGCATGTTCATCAGACACTTAATTAATCTAAAGGATTCCTTGAtggttctttaaattttaaatccaTTGGACGGGTATTAGCTTGCTGTGGCGGCTGGAATTGATTTCATGAAATAAGTTGATTGGTTTTAGCCGGCTAAGATCTTATTCTTAGTTTCTTGCACTCTGTGATGGTTTATGAGCTAAGAAATTGGTTGTTTTGTAGCCAGGAGTCATCTGCAtgatttgtttttatctttccAGAAACAATAGCTTTCTTTactttatctttattttgatatttcatTATAACACTTTTCTCCATGTAATTTCATTTTGACCTTAAAAAGTCTGCATGTAATCAAGGTTGAGTCCTTCTGGGTCTTCGTAATTCAGTTATTTTTCTACTCTGCTCCAGGCCTCTGGACTCTGGTAATCTGCATTGGATTCTGGGTCATTGGCTTCTTATAATCATTGACATGTAGTTCttaaatattcatatttctCTAGGATAAAAGTTTTTTCGAATTGGAATTATTGGAACATTTCATCGAGCATATCTTGAACTCCTTGCTCTTTGTACAGGTTTATCTTTGGTATCCACTTAGCCTGATAACAGGTGGCACCACTGCCAAAATCATGCTTGCGGCCAAGGATAACTTCCTAGGGAAATATATCTACAAAGATACACTTGCTAAAAATCTTGCGTCAGTTATTTACCGTGTAAGTTCTGCTTTCACTGAGATCTTGTACACTAGATATTTAGTCCTTGGATTTAAAAGTTAACTGTTTCAGGAAACCATGATGgtgtttactttttttcttttttttgggggggggggggggggggcgggagggggtgggggggggggggggggggtgctgGTTTGGTCTTCTATTATTAAACCATTGATATCAAGATATTTCAATCAATTAGAGAATTTGCCTGCCTCTATACTTGGGGAAGCTTGCCCAAATTGTgtcatatataattttatgaggAAAAGACACTTTGCCCTCCTGATTTATCCACGTTGTGGCAATAtaccccccaatgtacaaaaatttagatatgacaccccccccccgaacttgccaacgcgTGGCAAAAAATACAATCCGTCCATTCGCCCGTCTATTTGGACGGAAAGTTGGTCACGTGCAACGCACATGACCGTTTAATGCATTTATCCTTCCAAAAATATCCCCATCCCATCAGCTCTTAAATGAAACTGtgtgttttgattttaaaaCAACGTCCAACAAAGACCACACTCGCATGGCACTTTCACAGAAATGCTTTGGATAAAGCTCCATCAATGGCTTCCTCACTCCGTCAATGCTTTGGGTGAAGATTTTCGACCCAGTTGCTTTGCTTCCTTGTTCGAGAAAGCCACGGATTCTATTGGTTCATTGCAGAACCATCCGAGACACGCATTCAAACGTCCTAACCTCATCGTCCCTGTTAAAGAAAACTTTCACGCCTTCACCATAAACCCGAACCAAGACCTTGCtgacaaccattttttttctcttttgttaaaCCTCCTCAATCATTGCACCTCTTAATCGGATCACACACAAGCCCCCATATCATCGATTACGTCAGCCATTGATCCAAGCACTTTCTTTAGTTCCTCACGAAGACAACCTTTGACAAACCCATTTGTCTTTCTAACCATGGTGCTTCAATACTATGAGGGAATTGTAACAAAGTTCAGCCTAGCTATGACACAAACAGAGAAGATTATCATTTCTAAGGCTGTACAAACAGAAAATAAGCTAGTCATGCAACCCATGGTTTTGTTTGCCGGATCCATTGTTTTGTTTGCATGGTTTTCATGTGCCCACGTGGCACATGTTTTTGTGCCCACGTAAGGGCCCACGTAGCATAATACCAAGATCTTTGATTGTATGATCTGTGCCTATTCCATCTGTACAAGCTTTCATTGCTGCAGCTGCACGTGTAGCCTTGATTATTTTAGTTTCCTTATCTGTAGATTGCAGCTTGAGGAGCAATGCTAAGATCAATGACAACTTATTCCTCAAGTGCAGTAGCTCTTGATGAATCTGCTGCTCTAGGAAAACTTACCTTGACATAAAAAAACATTCTTCACGTCCTCTGTTTCATGTTCAAAAAACAGAGCATGACAGATTGCTGTTGTGTATAGTCTGGTTGGTTTGCAGCATTGTTTGTATTTTGACTATGTAGATCATGTTGCTgctcaaaattaatattttcaaaGTTTGACTGATAAAATATATTCACTCGGAAGGAGGGGTCCTGTTGTATATTAGAATGTCCGAGGGTATGCCTTTCTTCAGCATATTCATTCCAAAAGCCACTGGGATGAGATCTTTTCAAGGAAAGGTCCAATTGCGGCAAAGAATCAAACTCGCCTATGCCTTCACTACTGCCGTTTGGATAATTACGAAATGCTCCAATCAAGTCAATGGCTTCTCTAGAAGAGTTGACAAGGGCTTAATTATTGTCACAATCCTCCTTGCTAAGAGTAATTGTGATATACAATCATCCTTGGAGGTGTCCACCACTGACTTAGACATGTTCAAATGTTAGATGCATCCCACGGGACAGAAAGATTAGAGATATTTACCCCCAACTTCACTCTCATGCATAAGCAATTTCTGCCACTTCCACGTGTTTGGATTCTTCATGCTGGTGAGGGCGGTGGCAATGGGCGAGACACTAGTGTACGTTGATGGAGAGGTTCAACTTCGAGGGTATGCTGAGGGCCATAGAGAAGTATCCAGTCTCCTACATGCCAGTGTCGTCACCGCTCGTCGTGCCGCTCACCAAGTCCGAGCTCATCAAGAAGTACGACAAATAATCTCACTGTTATTTGTCAACACGTGTCTTTTTTCCCATACATGTGCAAATATAAAGGTTGAAGGGGTGGGGgcaattttggaagaaaaaatacattaaaaggtCACGTGCAACGCACCTGatcgactttccgtccaaacaggCAGGCGAATGGACGGATTGTATTTTTTGCCACACGTTGACAAGTTCGGAGGGGTCAAATCTAAATTTTTGTACATTGGAGGGAATATTGCCACAACGTGGATAAATTAGGGGGGCAAAATGTCTTTTCCCCTAATATTATTGTCTATTGCAACAATCTGCAGTCATGTACTTACAAACAATTTGTGCACACCAATATTACATATTTTGGAAAGCTTTGTGTGTTTGGGACTATGCAATGCTATGTTTGACCCTTCCTAACACTGCTGTCAAGCACAACTCATAATAAATTCCATATTCAGCTAACCAAATATGAAATTTAGATCGTGTATCACATCATTTATATGACAGGCAAATAATTTCATGGAGTGCataccatgttttcttctttagtGATTCTCAAGTCCTTTTCCATTGAATTTTCATGCATTGCTGACAGCTTGTGTATGATTGCAATAGGATGAGAAGGAGATACAGAAGACAGCATTTAAGCAGTATCGTATATTGCGAACAGCTACTGACTTCAGATATGGCTACAAACTGGTGGTAAATATGCCTATAGCCTATACTTTAAAATGTATGGTATCCCTACTATTTCTGACATACGTGCATGACTACATACATATTTATGTACATATGTACTGTGTACacatatacatgcatatatgcTCTTCAAGAGTCTGCCAAAAAACAATCCTGCCATCCTTTGTCTTACGTTGTAGGAGTGCTGAACATGCAGGAAAATGGCAATGTGAGAGCTGCTCTTGCTACTGCAGATGTTATTGAGGTGACGattggttttcttctttttcaagttATTTTGTTGTTGCTAACTTGATGTTAGAACTTGAGCATCAGATACTCAGATTATTAGACAACTTAAGATTTAAGCTAGTGGACTGCAATGAGTCTAGTTAGAATCTAAATATACCGATGGTCTACAATACCATTTGCaatgctccttttttttttcttttcttttcttttttttcaacttaGATCAGCCTTTTTGTAGATTTCACGTATATTTAT contains the following coding sequences:
- the LOC133865421 gene encoding protein HHL1, chloroplastic isoform X2 is translated as MEVGMSLNALVRLPLSNSRTNGDGLVKQSLFSSGRTTQKPQQKQKHILVVQAKGKKGMQARQFQRSPPPSLPKIEDDGNPKFVIFIRMANVYLWYPLSLITGGTTAKIMLAAKDNFLGKYIYKDTLAKNLASVIYRDEKEIQKTAFKQYRILRTATDFRYGYKLVENGNVRAALATADVIELPTEDEIKTVLDKVKDFFGDAKESFGKLTALNSTTTEELEEKPKEKAK
- the LOC133865421 gene encoding protein HHL1, chloroplastic isoform X1 translates to MEVGMSLNALVRLPLSNSRTNGDGLVKQSLFSSGRTTQKPQQKQKHILVVQAKGKKGMQARQFQRSPPPSLPKIEDDGNPKFVIFIRMANVYLWYPLSLITGGTTAKIMLAAKDNFLGKYIYKDTLAKNLASVIYRDEKEIQKTAFKQYRILRTATDFRYGYKLVENGNVRAALATADVIELPTEDEIKTVLDKVKDFFGDAKESFGKLTALNSTTTEELEEKPKEKAKVKG